Proteins encoded by one window of Dietzia sp. B32:
- a CDS encoding cob(I)yrinic acid a,c-diamide adenosyltransferase, which yields MAVHLTKIYTRTGDDGSTGLSDFSRVSKNDPRLVAYADCDEANAAIGVAVTLGGLDDRVAAVLRTVQNDLFDAGADLSTPEVENPKYPPLRIEQAYIDRLEGWIDEFNAEVPDLTSFILPGGTPGGAYLHVARTITRRAERSAWAAVEAHPQTTSALPAKYLNRLSDLLFVLGRVANPEGDVLWVPGGERD from the coding sequence ATGGCTGTTCATCTGACCAAGATCTATACCCGGACCGGCGACGACGGGTCCACGGGGTTGTCCGACTTCTCGCGTGTGAGCAAGAACGATCCACGACTGGTGGCGTACGCGGACTGCGACGAGGCCAACGCGGCGATCGGCGTGGCCGTGACGCTCGGCGGGCTCGACGATCGCGTCGCCGCGGTACTGCGGACGGTGCAGAACGACCTCTTCGACGCCGGCGCGGATCTGTCGACCCCGGAGGTGGAGAACCCGAAGTACCCGCCGCTGCGTATCGAGCAGGCGTACATCGACCGCCTCGAGGGCTGGATCGACGAGTTCAACGCGGAGGTGCCCGACCTGACGTCGTTCATCCTGCCCGGCGGGACCCCGGGGGGCGCATACCTCCACGTGGCGCGCACCATCACCCGACGCGCGGAGCGTTCGGCGTGGGCGGCCGTCGAGGCGCACCCGCAGACGACGTCGGCCCTGCCGGCGAAGTATCTGAACCGGCTGTCGGACCTGTTGTTCGTCCTGGGCCGCGTCGCGAACCCGGAGGGCGACGTCCTGTGGGTGCCCGGCGGCGAGCGCGACTGA
- the murA gene encoding UDP-N-acetylglucosamine 1-carboxyvinyltransferase encodes MSANPTSREESFLVRGGTRLSGEISVSGAKNSVLKLMAVALMAEGRTTLTNCPTISDVPAMADVLRHLGCTVEISGDTVVIDTPAELGHVADDKAAQRLRASVCILGPLVGRHHRAVIAMPGGDAIGSRPLNWHQNGLNRLGAQTRMDHGRLVAEATELRGANYELSFPSVGATETFVTAAVLAEGTSVLKNAAREPEIVDICDLLNEMGARISGAGTSVITIEGVDELTPVSHRVVGDRIVAATWAMGAVMTRGDVTVNGIDPMFIHVVLENLRAVGADVETGPDWIRVSQDGRPRARDIRTLPFPGFPTDLQPMAIALASVSEGVSVVTENLFEARFRFVEEMVRMGVDAETDGHHAKIVGRERLDSATVWASDIRAGAGLVLAGMCADDITEVCEIFHIDRGYSDFVGNIRTLGGEIERVPTDR; translated from the coding sequence GTGAGCGCTAATCCCACGTCCCGCGAGGAGAGCTTCCTCGTCCGCGGCGGCACCCGACTGTCCGGCGAGATCTCCGTTTCCGGCGCCAAGAACAGCGTGCTCAAGTTGATGGCCGTGGCGCTCATGGCCGAGGGCCGGACGACGCTGACCAACTGCCCGACCATCTCCGACGTCCCGGCGATGGCCGACGTCCTGCGCCACCTCGGGTGCACGGTCGAGATCTCCGGCGACACGGTCGTGATCGACACCCCGGCCGAGTTGGGGCACGTCGCGGACGACAAGGCGGCCCAGCGACTCCGGGCATCGGTGTGCATCCTGGGCCCGCTGGTCGGCCGCCACCACCGCGCCGTGATCGCCATGCCCGGTGGCGACGCCATCGGCAGCCGCCCCCTCAACTGGCACCAGAACGGGCTCAACAGGCTCGGCGCCCAGACCCGTATGGACCACGGCCGACTCGTCGCCGAGGCCACCGAACTCAGGGGAGCGAACTACGAACTGAGCTTCCCGTCGGTCGGTGCGACCGAGACCTTCGTGACCGCGGCGGTCCTGGCGGAGGGCACCTCGGTACTGAAGAACGCGGCCCGCGAACCGGAGATCGTCGACATCTGCGACCTCCTCAACGAGATGGGCGCCCGGATCAGCGGTGCGGGGACCAGCGTCATCACCATCGAGGGAGTGGACGAGCTGACCCCGGTCAGCCACCGGGTGGTCGGGGACCGGATCGTCGCCGCCACCTGGGCGATGGGCGCGGTGATGACCCGGGGCGACGTCACCGTCAACGGAATCGACCCCATGTTCATCCACGTGGTGTTGGAGAACCTCCGTGCGGTGGGTGCCGACGTCGAGACCGGGCCCGACTGGATCCGGGTCTCCCAGGACGGTCGACCGCGGGCCCGCGACATCCGGACCCTGCCCTTCCCGGGGTTCCCCACGGACCTGCAGCCCATGGCGATCGCGCTCGCCTCGGTCTCCGAGGGCGTGTCGGTGGTGACCGAGAACCTCTTCGAGGCCAGGTTCCGGTTCGTCGAGGAGATGGTCCGCATGGGCGTCGACGCGGAAACGGACGGGCACCACGCCAAGATCGTCGGGCGGGAACGCCTGGACTCGGCGACCGTCTGGGCGAGCGACATCCGCGCCGGCGCGGGGCTCGTCCTCGCCGGGATGTGCGCGGACGACATCACCGAGGTCTGCGAAATCTTCCACATCGACCGGGGATACTCGGACTTCGTGGGAAACATCCGCACCCTCGGCGGCGAGATCGAGCGAGTGCCCACCGATCGATGA
- a CDS encoding HAD-IIA family hydrolase, with protein sequence MSSLSLAAHHDALLVDLDGTLIRGSEPIPGAAEALEDSGLPVVYVTNNASRSPGDTAAHLRSLGFAAGPADVMTSAQAAVVMLSDHVEPGARVLVVGHDSFRDLARQAGFEVVLSADDAPEAVLQGLSRELTWSELAEGCLAIRTGVPWVASNVDTTLPTERGLLPGNGSLVAALRAATDREPLVAGKPAAGVLRAAAELVGSTRPLVIGDRLDTDIEGAVAAGMPALMVLTGVHGVDHLLAAPPSSRASHLAVDLSALSAPADASRIESAVELECAIVDGALHLETLADGLGGLELARAVIRLAWRHGAETVSVSDEGLRSRLADVGLRVG encoded by the coding sequence GTGAGCTCACTTTCGCTCGCCGCGCACCACGACGCTCTACTGGTCGACCTCGACGGCACTCTCATCCGGGGCAGTGAACCGATCCCGGGCGCCGCTGAGGCGCTGGAGGACTCCGGATTGCCGGTCGTCTACGTGACGAACAATGCCAGCCGTTCTCCGGGGGACACGGCGGCGCACCTGCGCTCACTAGGCTTTGCCGCCGGCCCGGCGGACGTCATGACCAGCGCGCAGGCCGCGGTGGTGATGCTGTCCGATCACGTTGAGCCGGGTGCGAGAGTCCTGGTGGTGGGGCACGACAGTTTCCGTGACCTCGCGCGGCAGGCCGGTTTCGAGGTGGTGCTCTCCGCCGATGACGCTCCCGAGGCCGTCCTGCAGGGGTTGTCCCGCGAATTGACGTGGTCGGAGCTGGCCGAAGGCTGTCTGGCCATCCGTACGGGCGTGCCCTGGGTCGCATCGAACGTCGACACCACGCTGCCGACGGAGCGTGGGCTGCTCCCCGGCAACGGGTCGCTCGTCGCCGCCCTGCGCGCGGCGACCGATCGCGAACCCCTCGTCGCCGGGAAGCCCGCGGCAGGTGTGCTCCGCGCTGCCGCGGAGCTGGTGGGGTCGACCAGGCCCCTGGTGATCGGGGATCGACTCGACACGGACATCGAGGGAGCCGTCGCCGCCGGTATGCCGGCACTGATGGTTCTCACCGGCGTCCACGGCGTCGACCACCTCCTGGCTGCACCACCGTCGAGTCGGGCATCCCACCTGGCGGTCGACCTCTCGGCACTCTCGGCGCCCGCCGACGCCAGTCGCATCGAGTCCGCGGTGGAGCTCGAGTGCGCGATCGTGGACGGCGCCCTCCATCTGGAGACCCTCGCGGACGGACTGGGTGGTCTCGAACTCGCGCGTGCGGTCATCAGACTCGCCTGGCGCCACGGGGCGGAGACGGTCTCGGTCAGCGATGAGGGCCTGCGGTCGCGGCTGGCGGATGTGGGACTCCGCGTCGGCTAG
- a CDS encoding TlyA family RNA methyltransferase — translation MAAKRMRLDAELVRRKICDSRERARDLIGAGRVIVNGVAATKPATQVEPTTSIALSASDEPDWASRGAHKLVGALEAFGDVTVNGARCLDAGASTGGFTDVLLSRGARRVEAVDVGYGQLVWRLRSDARVGVHDKTNVRSLTPDDIGGPVDLVVSDLSFISLALVLPALAACVRTGGELLPMVKPQFEVGRDRVGQGGVVRDPALRIEAVTEVARAAARLGLEPLGCVASPLPGPSGNVEYFLHLRKVATEGSVEMTDEAHHAIRTAVEVGPQ, via the coding sequence ATGGCCGCGAAGCGGATGCGGTTGGACGCCGAACTGGTGCGCCGCAAGATCTGTGACAGTCGTGAGCGGGCACGCGACCTCATCGGAGCCGGTCGAGTGATCGTCAACGGCGTCGCCGCCACCAAGCCGGCGACCCAGGTGGAGCCGACCACGTCCATAGCGCTCTCCGCGTCCGACGAACCCGACTGGGCGTCCCGGGGTGCCCACAAGCTGGTCGGGGCCCTCGAGGCGTTCGGGGACGTGACGGTCAACGGTGCTCGGTGCCTCGACGCCGGCGCGTCGACAGGCGGGTTCACCGACGTCCTGCTCTCCCGCGGTGCCCGCCGCGTCGAGGCGGTGGATGTGGGGTACGGCCAGCTGGTGTGGCGCCTCCGGAGCGATGCCCGCGTAGGGGTCCACGACAAGACCAACGTCCGGTCGCTGACCCCGGACGACATCGGGGGGCCGGTGGACCTGGTGGTCTCCGACCTGTCGTTCATCTCACTCGCGCTCGTCCTGCCCGCGCTCGCCGCGTGTGTCCGCACGGGAGGCGAGCTGCTGCCGATGGTCAAGCCCCAGTTCGAGGTGGGCAGGGATCGAGTCGGCCAGGGCGGCGTGGTGCGCGACCCGGCCCTACGGATCGAGGCGGTGACCGAGGTCGCGCGGGCGGCCGCGCGCCTCGGACTGGAGCCCCTGGGATGTGTCGCGAGTCCGCTTCCCGGCCCGTCCGGCAACGTCGAGTACTTCCTCCACCTGCGCAAGGTCGCGACGGAGGGTTCGGTGGAGATGACCGACGAGGCGCATCACGCGATCCGGACGGCAGTGGAGGTGGGCCCGCAGTGA
- a CDS encoding NAD kinase: MNDTSVPEHARRILLAPNIARPDIVATVAQVVDACAARGIAVRMVEGISEHVATGTGVETVPDTPRAAEGCELVLVLGGDGTFLRACQYAKSADVPVLGVNLGHIGFLAESEISSLSGVVEQIAARDYRVVERMTVEATVINGDTVLARDWALNEVSIEKVSRQGVLEASVEIDGRPVSDYGCDGMLVSTPTGSTAYAFSAGGPIVWPELDAILVVPNNAHALFARPMVVAPTSRVAVETGVHSGPAVVVVDGRRLVDAPAGSRVEVVRGSRPVKWVRLDDSPFTDRLVTKFELPVTGWRGRSGVRPLT, translated from the coding sequence GTGAACGACACGTCTGTACCTGAGCACGCACGCAGGATCCTGCTCGCACCCAACATCGCGAGACCTGACATCGTCGCGACCGTCGCCCAGGTGGTGGACGCGTGCGCGGCTCGGGGGATCGCCGTCCGGATGGTGGAGGGCATCAGCGAACACGTCGCCACCGGGACCGGTGTGGAGACCGTCCCCGACACCCCCCGGGCGGCCGAGGGGTGCGAGCTGGTCCTGGTGTTGGGTGGTGACGGCACGTTCCTCCGCGCCTGTCAGTACGCGAAATCCGCTGATGTGCCGGTCCTCGGGGTCAACCTCGGACACATCGGCTTCCTCGCCGAGTCCGAGATCTCCTCGCTCAGCGGTGTGGTGGAGCAGATCGCGGCACGTGACTACCGGGTGGTGGAACGGATGACGGTGGAGGCCACCGTGATCAACGGGGACACCGTCCTGGCCCGGGACTGGGCCCTCAACGAGGTCAGCATCGAGAAGGTCTCGAGGCAGGGGGTCCTCGAGGCGTCCGTGGAGATCGACGGCCGTCCGGTCAGCGACTACGGCTGCGACGGCATGCTGGTCTCCACGCCGACGGGCTCGACCGCGTACGCGTTCTCCGCGGGTGGGCCGATCGTCTGGCCCGAGCTCGACGCGATCCTCGTGGTGCCCAACAACGCGCACGCACTGTTCGCCCGCCCGATGGTCGTGGCCCCCACCTCCCGGGTCGCGGTCGAGACCGGGGTGCACTCCGGCCCCGCCGTGGTGGTGGTGGACGGGCGTCGTCTCGTCGACGCCCCGGCGGGGAGTCGGGTCGAGGTGGTGAGGGGAAGTCGCCCGGTCAAATGGGTCCGGTTGGACGACTCCCCGTTCACCGACAGGCTGGTCACCAAGTTCGAGCTGCCCGTCACCGGGTGGCGCGGGCGGTCCGGTGTCCGGCCACTCACCTAG
- the recN gene encoding DNA repair protein RecN — MLTELRISGLGVIDEAVADFSPGLSVLTGETGAGKTMVVTGLRLLAGGRADPGRVRRGAEKALVEGRFDLAATATMDTAERRDLDELLEDADVELDEDGSVIAARRVGADGRSRARLGGRSVPAGTLARFCAPILAVHGQNDQLRLLRPDRQRDAVDSHGGDEARAALEAYRDTYGRWREAERSLAERTGRARELAREADLLRMGLEEIDALEPEPGEEAELDARIRRLTDSEELREVAGQAHEALAGDGETSEPMVGVLDQLRQRLSAAGDPALEPIATSIEQAVAALGDASTELGLYLAELPIDAADLDSALERRHDLRALTRKYGTDVDDVLAWADRARTRLGEVDTSDSAVAELRSTVGRLAAELAERGAALTAIRRAAGDDLAARVSAELAELSMGGARLVVRVTPSGEGLDGATESGLDDVELALDGPSGVVPLGKGASGGELSRVMLALEVVLAERSGGGTLVFDEVDAGVGGRAALSIGKRLAGLARTHQVIAVTHLAQVAAYADTHLVVHKAPATGEADGAVSGVVSGVAAVADADRVTELARMLAGMEDTDTGLAHARELLEKAQREKSQALVDR; from the coding sequence GTGCTCACGGAACTTCGGATCAGCGGACTCGGCGTCATCGACGAGGCCGTCGCCGACTTCTCGCCCGGGCTCTCGGTCCTCACAGGGGAGACCGGCGCGGGTAAGACGATGGTGGTCACGGGGCTGAGGCTGTTGGCCGGAGGCCGCGCGGACCCCGGACGAGTCCGACGGGGGGCGGAGAAGGCGCTCGTCGAGGGGCGGTTCGACCTCGCCGCGACGGCCACGATGGACACCGCCGAGCGACGCGATCTGGACGAGCTGCTCGAGGACGCCGACGTGGAACTCGATGAGGACGGCAGCGTCATCGCCGCACGCCGGGTGGGTGCGGATGGCCGCTCGCGTGCCCGGCTCGGGGGGAGGTCGGTCCCAGCCGGGACCCTGGCCCGCTTCTGCGCACCGATACTGGCCGTACACGGGCAGAACGACCAGTTGCGACTGCTACGTCCCGACAGGCAGCGGGACGCCGTCGACTCCCACGGCGGGGACGAGGCCCGGGCGGCGCTCGAGGCCTATCGGGACACCTACGGGCGGTGGCGGGAGGCCGAACGTTCCCTCGCGGAACGCACCGGTCGGGCGCGCGAGCTGGCCCGGGAAGCAGACCTGCTGCGAATGGGCCTCGAGGAGATCGATGCCCTGGAACCCGAGCCGGGGGAGGAGGCGGAACTCGACGCCCGTATCCGTCGACTGACCGACTCCGAGGAACTGCGGGAGGTCGCCGGGCAGGCCCACGAGGCGCTCGCCGGGGACGGCGAGACCAGTGAACCGATGGTGGGCGTCCTCGACCAGCTGCGTCAGCGTCTGTCCGCCGCCGGTGACCCCGCGCTCGAACCGATCGCCACCAGTATCGAGCAGGCAGTCGCAGCGCTGGGGGATGCGTCGACCGAACTCGGTCTGTACCTGGCCGAACTCCCGATCGACGCCGCGGATCTCGACTCGGCGCTCGAGCGGCGCCACGATCTCAGGGCCCTGACCCGCAAGTACGGCACCGATGTCGACGACGTCCTCGCGTGGGCGGACAGGGCACGCACCCGCCTCGGAGAAGTCGACACCTCGGACTCCGCCGTCGCCGAACTGCGGTCCACCGTGGGGCGTCTCGCGGCGGAACTCGCCGAGCGGGGAGCCGCGCTCACGGCGATCCGACGGGCCGCCGGGGACGATCTCGCGGCGAGGGTGTCGGCGGAGCTGGCCGAACTGTCGATGGGTGGGGCCCGTCTCGTCGTCCGGGTCACGCCATCAGGCGAGGGACTCGACGGCGCCACGGAGTCGGGTCTCGACGACGTCGAGTTGGCGCTCGACGGCCCGTCCGGTGTGGTCCCACTCGGCAAAGGGGCGTCCGGAGGTGAGCTGTCGAGGGTGATGCTCGCGCTCGAGGTGGTGCTGGCCGAACGGTCAGGGGGCGGGACCCTGGTGTTCGACGAGGTCGACGCCGGCGTGGGCGGCCGGGCGGCGCTGAGCATCGGCAAACGGCTGGCTGGGCTCGCCAGGACGCATCAGGTCATCGCGGTGACCCACCTCGCGCAGGTCGCGGCCTACGCGGACACCCACCTCGTCGTGCACAAGGCCCCCGCGACGGGCGAGGCAGACGGGGCGGTGTCCGGGGTCGTCTCCGGGGTCGCGGCCGTTGCGGACGCCGACCGGGTGACCGAGCTCGCCCGCATGCTCGCCGGCATGGAGGACACCGACACGGGCCTGGCGCACGCGCGGGAGTTGCTGGAGAAGGCACAACGGGAGAAGTCTCAAGCTCTAGTCGACCGTTAA